A part of Myxococcus landrumus genomic DNA contains:
- a CDS encoding zinc metalloprotease, translating into MSSVVRRSGRFAVVVGALVALSGCSNNAPESQGDTKPPAGEEQPTQQVLEARGCRVNPTHEEMADMERRYEQERVVSAYARPNGSVTIPVYFHVINKGTGVANGDLTTAMITNQMNVLNAAYANTPFKFTLTATTRTTNSAWFTGIGNATTERAVKTALRKGGKNALNLYSAAPSGGLLGWATFPSSYTSDPIMDGVVILHSSVPGGSSAPYNLGDTGTHEVGHWLGLYHTFQGGCANPGDSVSDTPAEASAAFGCPTGRNTCSAAGVDPITNFMDYTDDSCMNSFTAGQVARMDSQALTYR; encoded by the coding sequence ATGTCCAGTGTCGTGCGTCGCAGCGGTCGTTTCGCCGTGGTCGTCGGTGCCCTGGTTGCGCTGTCCGGCTGTTCCAACAACGCCCCGGAGTCGCAGGGAGACACCAAGCCTCCCGCGGGCGAGGAGCAGCCCACGCAGCAGGTCCTGGAAGCGCGCGGCTGCCGCGTGAATCCGACGCACGAGGAGATGGCGGACATGGAGCGCCGCTACGAGCAGGAGCGCGTGGTGTCCGCGTACGCGCGTCCCAATGGCTCGGTGACCATCCCCGTCTACTTCCATGTCATCAACAAGGGCACGGGCGTGGCGAACGGCGACCTCACCACGGCGATGATTACCAACCAGATGAACGTGCTGAACGCGGCCTACGCGAACACGCCGTTCAAGTTCACGCTGACGGCGACGACGCGCACGACGAACTCCGCGTGGTTCACGGGCATTGGCAACGCGACCACCGAGCGCGCCGTGAAGACGGCCCTGCGCAAGGGCGGCAAGAACGCGCTGAACCTCTACTCCGCGGCGCCGAGCGGCGGCCTGCTGGGCTGGGCGACGTTCCCCTCCAGCTACACCAGCGACCCCATCATGGACGGCGTCGTGATTCTGCACTCCAGCGTGCCGGGCGGCAGCTCCGCTCCGTACAACCTGGGCGACACGGGCACGCACGAGGTCGGCCACTGGCTGGGCCTGTACCACACGTTCCAGGGCGGCTGCGCCAACCCGGGTGACTCCGTCAGCGACACCCCGGCGGAGGCCTCCGCCGCCTTCGGCTGCCCCACGGGCCGCAACACCTGCTCCGCCGCCGGCGTGGACCCCATCACCAACTTCATGGACTACACCGACGACTCCTGCATGAACTCGTTCACCGCGGGCCAGGTGGCGCGCATGGACTCGCAGGCGCTGACCTACCGCTGA
- a CDS encoding zinc metalloprotease, protein MQGRLAGVVVALGVLSGCSSETPSEREAPLTQRVLAGRGCDVNPTAEEMADLERRFQQERAVSAYVRPIGSVEVPLYFHVINKGTGVVNGDLTAKMINDQVAVLNAAYANTPFRFTLTKTTRTTDPVAFENFGPAIKVALREGGKNALNLYTANLKNNLLGHSTFPADYASNPKLDGVVLLYTTVPGGSAAPFNQGDTATHEVGHWLGLYHTYQGGCVSPGDAVSDTSAEASPAYGCPTGRDTCAPLGVDPIHNFMDATDDACMNSFTPGQAARMDAMAQTYR, encoded by the coding sequence ATGCAGGGTCGTCTTGCCGGAGTCGTCGTTGCCCTCGGGGTCTTGTCGGGTTGTTCCAGCGAAACGCCGTCCGAGAGAGAGGCTCCGCTCACGCAGCGGGTCCTCGCGGGCCGGGGCTGCGACGTGAATCCCACCGCCGAGGAGATGGCGGACCTGGAGCGGCGCTTCCAGCAGGAGCGCGCGGTGTCCGCGTACGTGCGCCCCATCGGCTCGGTGGAGGTCCCCCTCTACTTCCATGTCATCAACAAGGGCACGGGCGTGGTGAACGGCGACCTCACCGCGAAGATGATCAACGACCAGGTGGCGGTGCTGAACGCGGCCTATGCGAATACACCCTTCCGGTTCACGCTGACGAAGACGACGCGCACGACGGACCCCGTCGCCTTCGAGAACTTCGGCCCCGCCATCAAGGTCGCCCTGCGGGAGGGCGGCAAGAACGCGCTGAACCTCTACACCGCGAACCTGAAGAACAACCTGCTGGGCCACTCGACGTTTCCCGCCGACTACGCCAGCAATCCCAAGCTGGATGGCGTGGTGCTCCTGTACACCACCGTGCCCGGGGGCTCCGCCGCCCCTTTCAACCAGGGCGACACGGCCACGCACGAGGTCGGCCACTGGCTGGGCCTGTATCACACGTATCAAGGCGGCTGCGTGAGCCCGGGGGACGCCGTCAGCGATACGTCGGCGGAGGCCTCTCCCGCCTATGGCTGCCCCACGGGCCGCGACACCTGTGCCCCCCTGGGCGTGGACCCCATCCACAACTTCATGGATGCCACCGATGACGCCTGCATGAACTCCTTCACGCCAGGCCAGGCGGCTCGCATGGATGCGATGGCTCAGACCTACCGCTGA
- a CDS encoding DUF2169 family type VI secretion system accessory protein, protein MWALRNQTAYAAERNWTRDKSGVHHWLVAVKAAFLVAPDGRLSLAEEQPPPVLSPEYRGEPGSSSLRYDSDLLAFKPVTDVLVEASAHAPGGKPTPSVPVALRFAQVRKSLVVHGTRVFMNGFAGVVPSKPVPFIERPIVYEWAYGGYDQPGRDAREHRMDPRNPVGKGIAVKPARLLGQPAPAIEYAEGPIEKMGPAGFGPIAAGWSPRRELGGTFDANWERKQKPLLPTDYDERFALSAPHDQRPDQHLRGGERMELVNLTPEGVLRFDLPKLYFVMTTWFGREAREHRARLATVFIDTARMRLELVWQSTLRVPPKDVDHLDQTDIEEKPFLS, encoded by the coding sequence ATGTGGGCACTGCGCAACCAGACGGCCTATGCCGCCGAGCGGAACTGGACGCGAGACAAGAGTGGCGTGCACCACTGGCTCGTGGCGGTGAAGGCGGCGTTCCTCGTCGCGCCGGATGGACGGCTGTCCCTGGCTGAGGAGCAGCCCCCTCCTGTCCTCTCTCCGGAGTACCGAGGTGAACCTGGAAGCTCCAGCCTGCGGTACGACTCGGACCTGCTCGCGTTCAAGCCCGTGACGGATGTGCTGGTCGAAGCGAGTGCCCATGCGCCTGGGGGCAAGCCCACCCCGAGCGTCCCCGTCGCGCTGCGGTTCGCCCAGGTGCGCAAGTCGCTGGTGGTGCACGGCACTCGCGTGTTCATGAATGGCTTCGCGGGTGTGGTTCCCTCGAAGCCCGTGCCCTTCATTGAGCGGCCCATCGTCTACGAGTGGGCATATGGGGGATATGACCAGCCAGGGAGGGATGCGCGCGAGCATCGGATGGACCCGCGCAACCCCGTCGGGAAGGGCATCGCCGTGAAGCCCGCGAGGCTGTTGGGGCAACCGGCACCTGCCATCGAATATGCCGAAGGGCCCATCGAGAAGATGGGGCCCGCGGGGTTCGGCCCTATCGCCGCGGGCTGGTCTCCGCGCAGGGAGCTGGGCGGGACCTTCGACGCAAACTGGGAGCGAAAGCAGAAGCCCCTTCTCCCTACGGACTACGACGAGCGCTTCGCGCTCAGCGCTCCCCACGACCAACGCCCGGACCAGCACCTCCGGGGAGGCGAGCGCATGGAACTCGTCAACCTGACGCCGGAAGGGGTCCTTCGCTTCGACCTGCCCAAGCTCTACTTCGTCATGACGACCTGGTTCGGACGAGAAGCGCGGGAGCACCGCGCGCGACTGGCAACGGTCTTCATCGACACGGCCCGGATGCGGTTGGAACTGGTGTGGCAGAGCACCCTGCGTGTCCCGCCGAAGGATGTGGACCACCTCGACCAGACGGACATCGAGGAGAAGCCATTCCTGTCATGA